ctctctttgtctctgtctctgtctctgtctgtctgtctgtctgtctgtctctctctctctctctctttccttctctctctctctccttctctctctctctctctctttatctctctaactctctctctctctctctctctctctctctctctctctctctctctctctctctctctctctctctctctctctctctctctctctctctctctttctttttctctttctctttctctttctctttctctctctttctctctctctctctctctctctctctctctctctctctctctctatatatatatatatatgtatatatatatatatatatatatatatatatatatatatatatatatacatatatacacaaagatgtatatgtatatacatatatatacatattcatatatatgtatacacacacacacatttacaaacacacacacacacacacacacacacacacacacacacacacacatatatatatatatatatatatatatatatatatatatatatatatatatatatatatatatatatatgtatgtatgtatgtatgtatatatgagtgcgtgcgtgtgtgtgtgtgacttcctGGAAATCTCGGGAGCCGTTGCCCGGAGTTCTTTGTTTAGTTTCCAAACACCTCTCGGTTCCCTTCCGCTCGGCTCGGGAGTCAGACGAACAAAGGACTGGAATATGACTTCAAATCATCCTGAATCCTCGCCTccgtccttccacctctccctcctttcttccatcgtccctattccttctattcctctctgatttcccctcctattcctccctattccttctattcctctctgatttctcctcctattcctccctattccttctattcctccctattccttctattcctccctattccttctattcctccctattctttctattcctctctgatttctcctcctattcctccctattccttctattcctccctattccttctattcctccctattccttctattcctccctattccttctattcctctctgatttctcctcctattccttctattcctcgctattccttctattcctcccttcgcCCGGCCTCCTCCAAGGAAAACCCGGAGCACCTGATTCTGTCACGTTCGGGGGTTCCCGCTCCCGTATGTTTGGTCACGTGACTCAGCGTTCGCGGAAGGCAGTCCTGAAGTCAGttccagacaggcagacagacgtgtGTAcactgaaagggggggggggcgggtatgcatgtacgtgtgtgtgtgtgtgtgtgtgcatgttcagcGGGCATCGTATATAATGGCTTCAGTGGATGAACAGAGGACAGACCCTGCCTGAAATCCTTCCTGCAAAGATGGTAAGATCAGTTCAGTTGTTCTGCATCTAAACGCTATCCATTTGAACTTCTCTGGGCCATGGCGTCCTCCAGCATATAAATCCACACTGAGCGATTTGCCTTTTTCTCATAATATTATACTGTGGTCATGTGCATGTTGGGATAAATTCAGAGATAGAGGTCGGTGGCCATCGTGAGAGGAAGCGTGGAAACCGTAAAGCTGCAAGAAGGCCTTAAGAATgtaagaagcagaaaaggaaagggaCTTTGCCTTGAGAGCTCACTTTAAAGAAAGCATATTCACCTGTTTACAAAGCTTTTGATTTAAGAAGCGATAATCGCGAACCGAAGTTAAAGGGAGTGACAAATCTATTCTCAGAACTCATTAACACTTCCACAGAAGGCACCAACGCTGGCGCTGGTGCTGGCCCTCGCGCTGCTGGTGCCGACCTCTAGGGCCCGTCGcctcgggggaggaggaggcggaggaggaggcggtggaggcggaggtggaggccaCAACGGCGGCGGACACCACGGAGGTGGTAACGGAGGCCACCATGGGGGAGGAGGCAGCGGAGGAAACCACGGTGGAAACCACAACGGCGGAACCGGTGGAGggttcggaggaggaggtggtggaggtcacaacggaggaggaggactcggaggcggcgggggacttggaggcggatccggaggaggactcggaggcggcgggggacttggaggcggatccggaggaggaggaggaggcggcgggggaTTTGGAGGCGGCTTTGGTCGTTGTAAGTATGAAATCAAAGTTGCTTCTTGCATGCTGGCGACACTTAAAAGGGCAGATCGGAGGGAACGAGCGGGGCGATTCCCGTGAGCGACGCTGAAGTTGCACGCGGTGACGCTTGCAACACAGGAATGTCGCAGAGTGAACTTTACTAGGAAAAAAAACTGACAAtcaaaagcaaataaatgaataaataataatagtaataatgaaataaaacgcGCCATATCATCTCAGATAACTACTTCCATCacacactaaaaataataataatcataataataataataatagtaataatgataatagataatcagAATTCTCATCACCTTTTCTTTCGTTCGCCAGAAACCCCGGAGCCAGACGACCCATCGGCGCAACTTCTGCAACATTCGGCAAATGTAATtggtaataaacaaaaaaaaaaaaaactttttgcttttattgtccATTGAGATATTGTGTGGACTTGTCTGTGCGGGAAACAAACGTTTGGGCAATTATGAACATCGTGAGGACAACAGATTATTAAATTACATTAGTGtacatacgcatgtgtgtatgtgcgtacatatgaatatatatgtatgtactcaaatattgtgtgtgtgtgtgtgtgtgtgtgtgtgtgtgtgtgtgtgtgtatatatatatatatatatatatatatatatatatatatatatatatatatatatatatatatatatatatgaatatatgtactcaaatatatctttacacacacacacacacacacatacacacatacacacacacacacacacacacacacacacacacacacacacacacacacacacacacacacacacacacacacatatatatatatatatatatatatatatatatatatatatatatatatatatatatatatatatatgcgcgtgtgtgtgtgtgtgtgtgtgtgtgtatgaatgtgtgtgtgtgtattaaatatatacatgtgtaagagGATCAAtaaattagatatgtatatatatgtatatacacagaaatacacagacacacaaacacacacacacatatatgaataaataacctctccgatcgggattcgaaccctcgccgctgTTGCAGACGGGTAAGTGCAAGGCGGAAGTTCTAACCATTGAGATACAGGACCCACTAATAGGAGtgcgcaactaggagctacctagcttccataggcattacctatctactcgtaagtgagtaaggatagcgaagttttacacacactccccgtgggcactcggtagctATTGATGGAGCAGTTTAAATCCCAAATAAGATATCCCGAGGTGTAttcagtgaaagatggaataatgaattaccgcattgatatgatgaataaataacctttcCTTTAGGGATCCGAATACTCACCGCCGTATATAGTTATCATATCATTGTGgtgatgcattattccatctttcattgaatacgcctcaggatttctgatttggggtttgaacTGCTTTGTCACTATCTACCGAGTGTCCAcggtacatatacatgcatatacatatgtatatatatgtgtgtgtgtgtgtgtgtgtgtatatatatatatatatatatatatatatatatatatatatatatatatatatatatatatatatatatatatatatatatatgtaaatatatgtatatacattatatatatatatatatatatatatatatatatatatatatatatatatatatatatatatatttatatatatacatatatatatatatatacatatatatatatatatatatatatatatatacatatatatgtatgtatatatatgtatatgtatgtatggatacatatatgtaaatatatgtatatacattacatatatatatatatatatatatatatatatatatatatatatatatgatgcacatttatgtatatatatatatatatatatatatatatatatatatatatatatatatatatatatacatatatatatacatatacatatttatatatttatatttatattcatatatatatatatatatatatatatatatatatatatatatatatatatatatatatgtgtgtgtgtgtgtgtgtgtgtgtgtgtgtgtgtgtgtgtgtgtgtgtgtgtgtgtgtctgtgtgtgtgtgtgtgtgtgtgtgtgtgtgtgtgtgtgtgtgggggtgtgtgtgtgtgtacggacataagtatatatatatatatatatgtatatatatgtatacataatatatatatatatatacatacacacacacacacacacacacacacatgtacacacacacacacacatacacatacatgtacacacacacacacacacatgcacacacacatacgtataaacacacacacacacacacaaacacacacaaacatacataaacacacacacatacacacacacacatatatatatatatatatatatgtatatgtatatcaacaaatatatatatatatatatatatatatatacatatatatatatatatatatatatatatatatatatatatatatatatatacatatatatacaaatacatatatgtatatatatatatatatatatatatatatatatttatacatatatatatagatatgtatatacatacatatctatacatacatatatatatatatatatatatatatatatatatatatatatatatatatatatatacatatatatacaaatatacacacatatatatatacatatatatatatatatatatatatatatatatatatatatatatatatatatatatatatatatatatatatatatatatatatatatgtatacatatatatatatatatacatcatatacacacacgcacgcacacacatgtacacacacacatgtttacacacacacacacacacacacacacacacacacacacacacgtatacacacacacacacacaaacacgaacacacacacacacacacacacacacacacacacacacatacacacacacacacacacacacacacacacacaaatacacacacacacacacacacacacatatatatgtatatgtatatcaacaaatatatatgtgtatatatatatatatatatatatatatatatatatatatataaatatatatatatatatatatatatatatatatatatatatatatatacatatatatatatatatatatatatatatatatatatatatatatatatatatatatatatatacacatatatatatgtatatatatatacatacacatatatatatgtatatatatatatatatatatatatatatatatacatatatatatacatacacagacacacacacacacacacacacacacacacacacacacacacacgcacacacacacatgcacacacacacacacacacacacacacacacatatatatatatatatgtatatagtaagatagatataaaaatatatagatatagatatagatatatatcaataaatattatatacacacacacatttgtgtctgTTTTCAAGTATATTCCTATAAAAGAGAAATACACCAGGTTACTTGAGGAAACTGATGACTGAgatttcatcataattgttacatatatcaacatataacagtattaatgatatttgATATATGATATCCTCTTCTTGTTTTATATCCGTAACCTTTGCGAAGAAGCCAACTATCTTATAATCATTGAATGAAGGAATCAGCAGGAACTCCGAGATGGGAAGTTGATGGATTCAGGCCAAATGGCCATGGAATCGAAGCCTTCTCATTCGATGCTTCATTGTCAACCTTTTGCACCTGAGCCAATCTCTTTGAAAGTCCAGAGACACTTCATGTCATATCCACGAAGGATATGACATACCCAGTTGCCTCAGTCCCGCTTTCGCCCTCGGCGGCCCTGGGGCCAGATGATCCAAGGCGGTGCGGCGCCCTATCTCCTTAGGACGCCGTACTCGCGGCGGAAGGCTTCCACGCCCACACAAGGAAGGGACCAGCCCGTCTGGCACGAGTCCAGGCGCCgcagaggcaggcagggagaggagCCAAGCGCGTGTCGCCGAACCATACATGACATAATTCAGCATTAATATAATTACTGCAACCTATAAAGGTGTGTTTTGCTCGATTGAAAGATATACATGAACCAATAAGGCAGAAAGTATGGCATTCCATTAATGGTGTGTTGCTTCCGGTTTTAGGtgtatatgtttacttatatgtcTCTATTGATTACTcctgccattattttcatcattgttatcgcagTTGTGGGTGAGTGGACATCATGATTATCCAGAGAAAAATATTGCTTTATATTTGTACAGATGGTTCACCCTTTAAGACTTACTCCTGGTTTGATTTGTTCAGTTGATAAACGGTATGAACATCAAACCTAATATTACTCTTGTAATGTTGTCTATCCTGTCGAGGTGACAATACTTCATCCCTAAATTTTATTCTACTTATTCGATTTATAAGGTCACTTTATAAGGAATCTTGCACATGTCTTCTACGTTACGAATTCTAGAACATATTAGTTAATACGTTTCATTTTGTCCCGCTGGCTGGACACACCTTCGTGCTAACAGGATACTCTGATTAGTATTTACGGCTTCTGATTgtgtgatctgtgtgtgtgtgtgtgtgtctgtgtgtatgtctgtgtgtccgtgcgtgtgtgtctgtgtgtgtgtgtgcctgtgtgtctgtgtgtgtgtgtgtgtgtgtgtctctgtatgtgtgtgtgtatgtgtgagagtgtgtgtgtgtgtgtgtgtctatgtgtctgtgtgacttcCTGGAAATCTCGGGAGCCGTTACCCGGAGTCCTTTGTTTAGTCACCAAACACCTCTTGGTTCCCTTCCGCTCGGCTCGGGAGTCAGACGAACCGAACGAAGGACTGGAATAGGACTTCAAATCACCCTGAATCCTCGCCTccgtccttccacctctccctcctttctcccatcgtccctattccttctattcctctctgatttcccctcctattcctccctattccttctatttcttcctattccttctattcctccctattccttctattcctccctattccttctattcctccctattccttctattcctccctattccttctattcctccctattccttctattcctccctattccttctattcctccctattccttctattcctcgctattccttctattcctccctccgcccggccTCCTCCACGGAAAACCCGGAGCTTCTGTCACGTTCGGGGGTTCCCGCTCCCGTATGTTTGGTCACGTGACTCAGCGTTCGCGGAAGGCAGTCCTGAAGTCAGttccagacaggcagacagacgtgtGTAcactgaaagggggaggggggggggcggggcgggtatgcatgtacgtgtgtgtgtgtgtgtgcatgttcagcGGGCATCGTATATAATGGCTTCAGTGGATGAACAGAGGACAGACCCTGCCTGAAATCCTTCCTGCAAAGATGGTAAGATCAGTTCAGTTGTTCTGCATCTGAACGCTATCCATTTGAACTTCTCTGGTCCATGGCGTCCTCCAGCACATAAATCCACACTGAGAGTTTTGCCTTTTTCTCATAATATTATACTGTGGCCATGTGCATGTTGGGATAGATTCAGAGATAGAGGTCGGTGGCCATCGTGAGAGGGAAGCGTGGAAACCGTAAAGCTGCAAGAAGGCTTTAAGAATgtaagaagcagaaaaggaaagggaCTTTGCCTGAGAGTTCACTTTAAAGAAATCTGGAAAGTATATTCACCTAAGTTTACAAAGCTTTTGATTTAAGAAGCGATAATCGCGAACCGAAGTTAAAGGGAGTGACAAATCTATTCTCAGAACTCATTAACACTTCCACAGAAGGGACCAACGCTGGCGCTGGTGCTGGCCCTCGCGCTGCTGGTGCCGGCCTCTCGGGCCCGTCGcttcgggggaggaggaggcggaggaggaggcggtggaggcggaggtggaggccaCAACGGCGGCGGACACCACGGAGGCCACCacggaggaggaggcagcggagGGCACCATGGTGGAGGTGGCAGTGGAGGAAACCACGGTGGAAACCACAACGGCGGAACCGGTGGAGggttcggaggaggaggtggtggaggtcacaacggaggaggaggactcggaggcggcgggggacttggaggcggatccggaggaggactcggaggcggcgggggacttggaggcggatccggaggaggaggaggaggcggcgggggaTTTGGAGGCGGCTTTGGTCGTTGTAAGTATAAAATCAAAGTTGATTCTtgcatgctttcaccatggcagctggatcgcttgcttgcaatccagccaccgcggtaagcatgcagttcaaagaaaacatctgagttaactagaaatagctaacacaggccgggccaccccagagaaaaggcccgggcgaagcatgacttcgcaaatctaactgaactgaactgattgcATGCTGGCGACAGTTAAAAGGGCAGATCGGAGGGAACGGGCGGGGCGATTCCCGTGAGCGACGCTGAAGTTGCAGGCGGTGACGCTTGCAACACAGGAATGTCGCGGAGTGAAATTTGCTAGGAAAAAGAAACTGACAatcaaaagcaaataaacaaattaatgataatagtaataatgaaataaaatgccaTTTCATCTCAGATAAGTACCTCCATAACAcactttaaaaataatgataatcataatgataataatagtaataatgataatagataatcagAATTCTCATCACCTTTTCTTTCGTTCGCCAGAAACCCCGGAGCCAGACGACCCTTCGGCGCAACTTCTGCAACATTCGGCAAATGTAATtggtaataaacaaaaaacaactgtTTGCTTTTGTTATCCATTGAGATATTGTGTGCACTTGTTTGTGCGGGAAACAAACGCTTGAGCAATTATGAACATCGTGAGGACAACAGATTATTAAATTAAATCagtgtacatacgtatgtgtgtatgtgcgtacatatgaatatatgtatgtactcaaatatatctttacacacacacacacacatatgtgtgtgtgtgtgtgtgtgtatatgtgtatatatatatatatatatatatatatatatatatatatatatatatatatatatatatatatatgaatatatgtactcaaatatatctttacacacacacaaacacacacacacatacatacacacacatacatacacacacacacacatacacacacacacacacatacacacacacacacacacacacacacacacacacacacacacacacatatatatatgtatatatatatatatatatatatatatatatatatatatatatatatatatatatatatatatatatatatatatatatatatatatacatatatacatatatgtatgtatgtatgtatatatacatatatatatatatatatatatatatatatatatatatatatatatatatatatatatatatatatatatatatatatatatatatatatatatatatataagtcgagTTCTTGCCCTGAAGTTTACTGTACGACTTTGGCCAACTGGCATTCACATTTCGTGACGTCAGCAATGGACTGTTTCGGCGAATTCTGGTATTACTATTAATCCAACAACACCACCTACGCCATTGTCGATCTCTGAGTATAAAACCAGCCAGGGCGAGTAGAAGCTGCAACGAACAAAATCTCATTGTAGAGAGTATTCGCTCTGCACACATCGGGCACTTCAGGGTGTCTCATCATACATCAGGGGCAGGATACTCAAAGGCACCTTTTTGCaacttgtcttttgtgtgtgtgtgtgtctgtgtgagtgtgtctgtatgtgtgtgtaaataaataaataaataaatatatatatatatatatatatatatatatatatatatatatatatatatatatatatatatatatatttatttatttatacttaggGCGCTCTGGAGGATCTCATTATCCTGCGGTGACCAAAAGCAGCGACTTAATTGCGTaaacacaaactttttttttccgtcGCTTTATCCTCGACTTCAAACCCCGGCGGGAATCACTTACGGCGTCGGATCTTTaatggccaatcacagctgctgtTTCAAGTGGTTCTTAGGGAATCTTGACCAATCAGAAGCCGTAAATACTAATCAGAGTATTTTGTAAGCACGAAGGTGTGTCCAGCCCGCGGGACGAAATGAAACTTATTAACTAATATGTTCTAGAATTCGTAACGTAGAAGACATGTGCAAGATTCCTTATAAAGAGACCTTATAAACCGAATAAATAAGTAGAATAAAATTTAGGGATGAAGTATTGTCACCTCGACAGGATGGACAACATTACAAGAGTAATATTAGGTTTGATGTTCATACCGTTCACCAACTGAACAAATCAAACCTGGAATAAGTCTTAAAGGGTGAACCATCTGTTCAAATATAAAGTAATATCTTTCTCTGGATAATCATGATGTCCACTCACCCATAActgcgataacaatgatgaaaattatgacaacaGTAATCAATAGAGACATATTAGTAAACATATTATACACCTAAAACCGGAAGCAACACAGCATTAATGGAATACCATATTTACTGCCTTAATGGTTAATGCACACCTGATAATCGAGCAAAACACACCTTTATAGGTTGCAGTAATTATATCAAGGCTGAAAAAATGCCATGTATGGTTCGGCGACACGCGCTTGGCTCCTCTCCCTGCCTGCCGCTGCGGCGCCTGGACTCGTGCCAGACGGGCTGGTCCCTTCCTTGTGTGGGCGTGGAAGCCTTCCGCCGCGAGTACGGCGCCCTAAGGAGATAGGGCGCCGCACCGTGTTAGAGTTAGTTAGTTAGGCCCCAgatactctaatatatatatatatatatatatatatatatatatatatatatatatatatatatatatatatatatatatatatgtgtgtgtgtgtgtgtgtgtgtgtgtgtgtgtgtgtgtgtgtgtgtgtgtgtgtgtgtgtctgtgtgtctgtgtgtgtgtgtgcgtatgtgtgtttgtatatatatatatatatatatatatatgtatatgtatatataaatacatatatatatatatatatatacagagagatagatagatagaaagatatgtatatatatatatatatatatatatatatatatatatatatatatatatatatatatatgtatacatatatttcatacatacatacatatatttatgtgtgtgtgtgcgtgtgtgtgtgtgtgtgtgtgtgtgtgtgtgtgtgtgtgtgtgtgtgtgtgtgtgtgtgtgtgtgtgcatgtatgtatgtatgtatctatgtatgcacatattcatatgtatatttatacatacatatatatacaaatattatacacacacacacacacacacacacacacacacacacacacacacacacacacacacacacacacacacacatatatatatatatatatatatatatatatatatatatatatatatatatatatatatatatatattcatttatactaatgttacatatttacatatatagatagatagacagacagatagatggatagatatgcatataagtgtgtatatatatatatatatatatatatatatatatatatatatatatatatatatatgtatatatatatatatatatacatatatatatatacatgtatatatatatatatatatatatatatatatatatatatatatatatatatatatatatatatatatatatatatatatgtatgtatatatgcatatatatatgtacatatatatacatatatttatatatttatatatatatatatatatatatatatatatatatatatatgtgtgtgtgtgtgtgtgtgtgtgtgtgtgtgtgtgtgtgtgtgtgtgtgtgtgtgtgtgtgtgtgtgtgtgtgtgtataagtatatatatataagtatatatatatataaatatatatacatatatatatatacatatatatatatatacatatatatatataagtatatagacatatatatatttatatatatatatatatatatatatatatatatatatatatatatatatatatatatatatatatatatatatatatatatatatgtatatatgtaagtatatagacatatatatatatatatatatatatatatatatatatatatatatgtatatatatatatgcatatatacatataagcccgAGACACTGGATATGTGAGGCGATACAAAGATATCTCAGCCTGCGTGTGTTTTCAACTTCTTGGAAACGGCAGGAGCTGTTGCACCGAACGATTTGTTTAGTGAACAAATATCTATCATTGCTCTTTTGTTCCTGTTCAAGAAATACGTCGAAAGGGATCATCCCTCGtccatactccccccccctcccctcccctatccctctccttcctcttcttctttactccgCTTTGCACTTCAGCCTTTTTATTTGCTCTCGCCGCCTCCTCTTCGCGGAAGCCCAGAAGCCCCGAGGTCCCCGTCGCGTTCCAGGCGATTCCCGCTACTGTCTGTTTGGCCGCGTGACTCGGCGTTCGTAGAAAGACCCGTTTgcttccagacagacagacagacgtatacGCGTTAGGGTGGGGTCTATTTGTCCATAAGTACGTGCCTTTGCATGAGCACGCGTATATATAAGCCTCAGACCACAAGCAAACGGCAGATACTTGCTAGCAGTTCCTGAGCAAAGATGGTAAGATCAGTCTCTTCGCCTTAGACTCTTCGCCTCAGACTCAGGATGATATTCCGATTAGGGTTTAGATGCATCGCTTGGT
This genomic stretch from Penaeus vannamei isolate JL-2024 chromosome 28, ASM4276789v1, whole genome shotgun sequence harbors:
- the LOC138866983 gene encoding uncharacterized protein, whose product is MNRGQTLPEILPAKMKAPTLALVLALALLVPTSRARRLGGGGGGGGGGGGGGGGHNGGGHHGGGNGGHHGGGGSGGNHGGNHNGGTGGGFGGGGGGGHNGGGGLGGGGGLGGGSGGGLGGGGGLGGGSGGGGGGGGGFGGGFGR
- the LOC138859146 gene encoding acanthoscurrin-1-like — encoded protein: MNRGQTLPEILPAKMKGPTLALVLALALLVPASRARRFGGGGGGGGGGGGGGGGHNGGGHHGGHHGGGGSGGHHGGGGSGGNHGGNHNGGTGGGFGGGGGGGHNGGGGLGGGGGLGGGSGGGLGGGGGLGGGSGGGGGGGGGFGGGFGR